A single window of Polyodon spathula isolate WHYD16114869_AA chromosome 2, ASM1765450v1, whole genome shotgun sequence DNA harbors:
- the LOC121298515 gene encoding melatonin receptor type 1A-A-like, translated as MRINGSHLNSSILPIPQELTLDRPPWVATSLGSFLIFTIVVDILGNLLVIFSVYKNKKLRNAGNLFVVSLAVADLVVAIYPYPLVLTSIFHNGWNLGYMNCQISGFLMGLSVIGSIFNITGIAINRYCYICHSLKYDKLYSDKNSLCCVIMIWILTFIAIVPNLFVGSLQYDPRVYSCTFVQSVNSAYTIAVVFFHFLLPIMIVTYCYLRIWILVIQVRRRVKPDARPKLTPHDVRNFVTMFVVFVLFAVCWAPLNFIGLAVALNPETVIPRIPEWLFVASYFMAYFNSCLNAIVYGLLNQNFRREYKRIIVSVCTARIFFPASFSDAAERIKSKPSPLMTNNNQVKVDSV; from the exons ATGAGAATTAATGGGAGTCATCTGAACAGTAGCATATTACCGATCCCTCAGGAGCTAACTTTGGATCGACCTCCCTGGGTAGCCACCTCTTTGGGCAGCTTTTTGATCTTTACAATTGTGGTAGATATTCTGGGCAATCTTTTGGTCATTTTTTCAGTTTACAAGAACAAGAAATTAAGGAATGCAG gAAACCTATTTGTTGTTAGTCTGGCTGTAGCAGACCTTGTGGTGGCAATCTATCCTTATCCTTTAGTCCTTACGTCAATTTTTCACAATGGGTGGAATCTCGGATATATGAACTGCCAAATCAGTGGATTTCTAATGGGACTCAGCGTAATTGGATCTATCTTTAACATAACAGGCATTGCAATAAACCGTTACTGCTACATCTGTCACAGTCTAAAATATGATAAGTTATATAGTGACAAAAACTCGCTCTGCTGTGTTATTATGATTTGGATTCTGACCTTCATAGCCATTGTGCCCAACTTGTTTGTGGGATCGCTGCAGTATGACCCCAGAGTGTACTCTTGCACATTTGTGCAGTCAGTCAACTCAGCCTATACTATTGCTGTGGTTTTCTTCCACTTCTTACTTCCCATAATGATTGTCACCTACTGCTATTTGAGAATATGGATTTTGGTTATCCAAGTGCGAAGACGGGTGAAGCCTGATGCCAGACCCAAGCTGACTCCCCATGACGTTAGGAATTTTGTCACCATGTTTGTGGTGTTTGTCCTTTTTGCAGTTTGCTGGGCGCCGCTAAATTTCATAGGCCTTGCAGTTGCACTAAATCCAGAGACTGTGATACCCAGAATTCCAGAGTGGCTTTTTGTTGCCAGTTATTTCATGGCTTATTTCAACAGCTGCCTTAATGCTATTGTCTATGGACTGTTGAACCAGAATTTCAGAAGAGAGTACAAAAGAATAATTGTCTCAGTGTGCACAGCAAGGATTTTCTTTCCTGCCAGTTTCAGTGATGCAGCTGAAAGAATTAAAAGCAAGCCATCTCCTTTAATGACCAACAACAATCAAGTGAAGGTGGATTCAGTCTGA